A window of Phaseolus vulgaris cultivar G19833 chromosome 4, P. vulgaris v2.0, whole genome shotgun sequence genomic DNA:
ACTTAGAAGGACATGTCCTCTGGGATTTTCCTGCTCCTGTTTTCAAAGTTACCACATTATTACAATGCCATTCATTTAGTGGTTTTCTATCAGCATCTGTTGTTTTGAGAACCAGTCAATGCTTTTTGGCTGTTCAGAAGGGGGACAAATGAAGGAAGCAAAAAGAAAACATGATTTTCTGGAATATGCTGTTTCTAACATCTATGCTTTTTAAGCTGTTACTGCTTGTAGTGGCTGATGACTTTTTTTGTCAACTGTtcctttttttatcatattctATTGGCATAAACTCTATCTTAAACTAATTGGTAGTTTATAAAAAGCATTGTAGATAGGAATGTGttttttttcattctaactCTTAGTTTCTTACAAAAAACCTCTTTTGCAATATTTGGTGTAATGTGTTTAATCTACATGCATTGTTGCTATAAAACACTTATCATTAGCAACCAATTTGAAATCATTGTTCCAATTATAATACtattttcatgtgatgacaaccTGATATCTCAGCTTAGCTGAAATGTCGCTGAGATGTCATGTTTTATAGTGATACTTATCATGatagttttttataaaatgaaaaaatcatTGTTCAAATTTACTGTCATATAAATCATTTACATATTCAGTCTATATACTATTTAGTCTTGCATTAGTTGTCCTCTTGTAATGAACTATTTTTTGTTTACAGTCAAGAGATTAGAGGAAGTGAAGTAGTGTTAGTTAATTCTGGTTGTGATTTAATATGCTTCTTTAATCTGATTTTGATTCAATTAAGAAACACTTATTCATGTTAATAAAAGGAAGAAGGACCATTACCTGGTGATTGGTATCCTTAATTTTCTTTGCTTTTATCATGTAATTTGCAGAGCTCCTTTACTGATCTAAATCCCCTCTGGCAGCCTCTTGGCAAGGACAAAGTTGAATTCTTCACTCTGCAAGACCTTTGGGACCGCTACTATGAATGGAGCGCGTATGGCGCCGGAACTCCGGTGACGTTGGAGGATGGTGAGACTGTGACTCAGTACTATGTTCCATACCTATCTGCTATCCAAATCTACAGCAACAAGTCTGTTGCAGCATCTCGGTATGTAGGGAGACAAAGCCTCGTGTATATTATGCTAAACATGTCAACAAAATGCTGTAATTGATCTTCCTCTTTTGTGTTTTGAAGCAACCGGAGAGAGGATTGTGATGGAGTTGAATTTGAAAGTGATTCATGGAGTGAGGATAGTTCAAGTGATAACCTCTCTAGATCATTGAGTAACAATTCCAGCAAAGCTTGGGAGGATGCTGTTTCTGAGGACTCATGCTGTGAGCAGGAGGGTTCCTGGCTAAGGGACAACAAGCTTGGCTACCTTTATTTACAGTATACTGAGATGGCTTCTCCATACTCAAGGGTTCCTCTTGCTGAGAAGGTATTCTTTTTTTCTCAAGTAGTATTCACTTCAGTTTTTACCACCTGAATTCAAATGAAATAACAGAGATTTTTGGATTTGTATGTCACTACACTCATTCTATACATTGTTTTGGGCTGTTTCTTGTTTCAGATAGACGAGTTGGCTCGGACCCATCCAGCATTACTGACCTTGAAGAGTGTGGATCTTTCCCCAGCAAGTTGGATGGCTGTTTCTTGGTGAGCATAGTTTGTTGCTTTGTTACATGTGATTTTACGTTTTTCTTGGATTAACAATGTCAAGTATATTAAATAACATCTCAGAAGATTTGGTATTTAACTGAAGGAAATCATGTCATGTGATAATGTAGTAGTAGTATAAGgctttgttattgttattgtaatTCAAGGCAAAGTTGGTCCTTGTATAAATTGAATGCATCATAATTTTTACCtcttgttttttaaataaaaactatcaTACATCACTATGAAAACTGACATCTCATCTTAGCTAAGCTGACACTCCAGGTttcaacaatcatctgccatcacacaATTCATTACCACTTTTTAATCTGTGGTTTCTTTATCTTGTTTATATTACTTTCTAGAGGATGACTAGCCTCTGTTAATTTCCATGGTAGAGAGATTTTATACTGACTTTTCATCATTGAATAGGTACCCAATTTATACTGTTCCAAGCAGAAACAATGAAAAGGAATTGGAAGCATGCTTCCTCACTTACCATACTCTGTCATCATCTTTTGAAGGTATCATAATGTTTtgaatacttttttttcttctgcatAGTGGAAAAGAAGATCAAATTAGTTGTAGTTCAAGTTTTTGAGGTTTGCTTGTTTATCTCATTATTCACCTCCAAATTCAGgattttcaaatattataatGCCTGATTGTGTTCAAATGAGTTATAGGTCATTAGGTAAGCATGCAAAAAGAGTAGATTATACTATATTTCTTTCTAAAAGCTATGTCAAGAGGTAAGTGCTACACACAATTTCATTGGCCTATCACTACATGACAGACATAGTTATACATAACCCCTAAGGTTCTTGGCTGGTTTTTGGTTCAAATACTATCTGCTGAAAGCTGAATGTGATCTGAAATGTGTGTGTGCAGATTGTGCAATGGAGTGTGATGTATGCTGTTTGAAGAACCAAGGAGAGAATGGGAAGAAACAGAACAGTGAGCATGTGTCACTCCTTCCCTTTGGACTAGCTACATATAAAATGCAAGGAGATGTTTGGCTAAACACTGACCCTTATGACAATGAGAGCATATCATGTCTATACAGTGCTGCAGACTCATGGCTGAAACAGCTGAATGTTCATCACCATGACTTCAACTTCTTCACATTACATTCCACCATGTAAATTGGCTGAGGCATCACCATCTCCATCTCCATCCTTCACTGACATCCCTTTGTTAGGCTCTGAACTCTGACACCGGCCCAAGAAAAATGGTTCCCCTGGGAGAGCAATTCTGGAAACATTCAGAAACTGAGGAGTTATATCTCAAAAGAGTGTATAACCCCATGCAATGTAAAGTTTTGTTTAAGGGGGGTGAGTTTTTTTTACCtgaccatttttttttaatgctaCTCTTTTTGAGTAAGATTATAACAGTTTCTTTTTAGGTAACTAAACTATCATAAATGTTTTGTATTATAGACTTTTTCTTCTCCAAATTTCTCCTCAATTGCAATCTTGTatattcttttacttttttaatctttatggtgacattcttgaaaaaaaaaagatttttcgtagagaaaatcaaataaattttttactaaaaaaaatccatttccATCAACATTGATAATATGAActtctttatatatattaaaaaaaaattattaagaagtgaattttacttgacttttatttaaaatatatcataaagAAAGTTGGTTGGATTTTTCAAATCACTTGTTGTTGAATTGTTATTGGATCACTTATAAATATTGTATGAATTGATAATCTCGATAAGAAAGGTGTATTAATATCTTACATTgactaaatattaaaatatttttgcaaactaatttaaaatcgattttatgagattgagatatactaaaattaataaatatgcaTATCTTTATGTAAATGCATTCTTCCACCATAGTTAAAAGTTACTTAAGTAGTCTTAGTCTTTGGTTACATTTGGTCTAGATGTTCTTGTTGTGGTAT
This region includes:
- the LOC137837801 gene encoding uncharacterized protein isoform X1; its protein translation is MPSSTTSSYSSSSYSTSSFTCFSATSPSNLQRFLQCVTPHVPSQTLPKSSFTDLNPLWQPLGKDKVEFFTLQDLWDRYYEWSAYGAGTPVTLEDGETVTQYYVPYLSAIQIYSNKSVAASRNRREDCDGVEFESDSWSEDSSSDNLSRSLSNNSSKAWEDAVSEDSCCEQEGSWLRDNKLGYLYLQYTEMASPYSRVPLAEKIDELARTHPALLTLKSVDLSPASWMAVSWYPIYTVPSRNNEKELEACFLTYHTLSSSFEDCAMECDVCCLKNQGENGKKQNSEHVSLLPFGLATYKMQGDVWLNTDPYDNESISCLYSAADSWLKQLNVHHHDFNFFTLHSTM
- the LOC137837801 gene encoding uncharacterized protein isoform X2, yielding MPSSTTSSYSSSSYSTSSFTCFSATSPSNLQRFLQCVTPHVPSQTLPKPLGKDKVEFFTLQDLWDRYYEWSAYGAGTPVTLEDGETVTQYYVPYLSAIQIYSNKSVAASRNRREDCDGVEFESDSWSEDSSSDNLSRSLSNNSSKAWEDAVSEDSCCEQEGSWLRDNKLGYLYLQYTEMASPYSRVPLAEKIDELARTHPALLTLKSVDLSPASWMAVSWYPIYTVPSRNNEKELEACFLTYHTLSSSFEDCAMECDVCCLKNQGENGKKQNSEHVSLLPFGLATYKMQGDVWLNTDPYDNESISCLYSAADSWLKQLNVHHHDFNFFTLHSTM